TCATCAATCGCAGCGTCGATCGCCTGCTGCTGATAACAGGCAACCTGCTGGACGTGGCTCGCCTGGAGGCGGAGCGCCTGGAGTTGACATTGCTGCCCATGGATCTGGCTATTCTGGTTGAGGACGTCGTGGCTGAATTTCGAAAGGCCCTTGATGAGCGCAACCAGGAGCTTGTTCTACGGATAGACGGCGCGCTGCCGGCTGCGCTCTGCGATGAAACGAGGATGTGCCAGATAATGGCAAACCTGTTGGGCAATGCGAACAAATATACGCCGGCCGGCGGTGTGATCCAGGTAACAGTGGGTCAATCGGATCAGCCCGGGGAATTGTTGGTTCAGGTAGCAGACTCGGGTGTCGGAATCCCGAAAGAGGATCAACCCAAGCTGTTTCGGCGCTTCTTTCGTGCGCACACCGCCTCTTCTACCGGTGCGCAAGGCGTCGGACTTGGGCTTTACATAACCAAATCGTTGATTGAATTGCACGGCGGGCGCATCTGGGTGGAAAGCACCGAAGCGCAGGGGTCTACCTTTTTCTTCACGGTGTCTGAGGCTGATGTGGGCCCTGACTGGTATGTGGATGAGCCGGAAACTGCGAAAATTGGAGCAAAATGAACAACAGAACAGATGTATCAGAACTCACGCGCTTCGCGCATGAGTTGGTCGACGGGATCAATCTGCGCCTGCTAAACTGGTTTGGCAAGACGCGTCCCGGAATAAAACATGATGGAAGTGTTGTGACCGAGGCTGATCTGGAGGTGGACCAATACATCCACGATCAGATTCGCACCAGTTTCCCGGATCATGCTGTGCTGTCCGAAGAAAACTCTTTGGTCTTTGAGGGCGCACTTTATACCTGGGTCGTCGATCCCCTG
The Chloroflexota bacterium DNA segment above includes these coding regions:
- a CDS encoding HAMP domain-containing sensor histidine kinase, whose translation is MISEALECIFRDRQIAYVVTDRQLKVLEVFGSDDLFGVAESFTAGTSLFHLVPDLEGNEEPLQEILAGQLDRLQLDWVSASGSAGEQRYLRVILLPVCNGMESVTGLICVGEDVTELGVAHQHLTQKHNDLLLAQREVAKINLDLMAANADLRRLSQTTSSFVTVAAHELRTPLSTIKGYSDLLLQGLSGDLAGQQQESLEIINRSVDRLLLITGNLLDVARLEAERLELTLLPMDLAILVEDVVAEFRKALDERNQELVLRIDGALPAALCDETRMCQIMANLLGNANKYTPAGGVIQVTVGQSDQPGELLVQVADSGVGIPKEDQPKLFRRFFRAHTASSTGAQGVGLGLYITKSLIELHGGRIWVESTEAQGSTFFFTVSEADVGPDWYVDEPETAKIGAK